A single region of the Gracilibacillus caseinilyticus genome encodes:
- a CDS encoding NAD(P)/FAD-dependent oxidoreductase: MNTDVTVIGGGPSGLMAAIAAAEQGANTLLIDKGSKLGNKLAISGGGRCNVTNRLPADEVIKHIPGNGRFLYSAFSIFDNYDIIDYFEGLGVALKEEDHGRMFPVSDKASDVVNALLEQLDKLHVTVRKNTTVKAIDYGEKEHQIILENKENIKTKAVIIAAGGKAVPHTGSTGDAYPWAKKAGHTITELYPTEVPITSNESFIQKRILQGTSLRNIGLSVYNHKGKQIIEHKMDMLFTHFGISGPAVLRCSQYIVKQFMNGEKAVNVNIDALPDQTKHKLTEQLTQTMQENPKKTFKNTVKGLVPERYLDFLLDRNEISLTLKNANISREKFEDFIDDLKGFSFYVHSSLPLKKAFVTGGGVSIKEVVPNTMQSKLMNGLYFCGEVLDIHGYTGGYNITSAMVTGRVAGMHAAWESLS; encoded by the coding sequence ATGAATACAGATGTTACAGTAATTGGTGGAGGTCCCTCCGGTTTAATGGCTGCAATAGCTGCAGCTGAACAAGGAGCCAACACCCTATTAATAGATAAAGGCAGTAAATTAGGCAATAAATTAGCGATTTCTGGCGGAGGCAGATGTAATGTCACCAACCGCCTGCCAGCAGATGAAGTCATCAAGCATATACCCGGAAATGGCCGATTTTTATACAGTGCATTCTCCATTTTCGATAATTATGACATTATCGACTATTTTGAAGGCTTAGGCGTCGCTTTAAAAGAAGAAGATCACGGTCGCATGTTTCCTGTCAGTGACAAAGCAAGCGATGTTGTTAATGCTCTTCTCGAGCAATTAGACAAGCTCCATGTGACTGTACGTAAAAACACAACAGTTAAAGCAATCGATTACGGAGAGAAAGAGCATCAGATCATTTTAGAAAACAAAGAAAACATAAAGACAAAAGCTGTAATCATTGCTGCCGGAGGTAAAGCTGTCCCTCACACTGGCTCAACAGGGGATGCGTATCCATGGGCAAAAAAAGCCGGACACACCATCACTGAATTATACCCAACAGAAGTACCGATCACGTCTAATGAATCTTTTATCCAAAAGCGTATATTACAAGGTACCTCTTTAAGAAATATTGGTCTCTCGGTTTACAATCATAAGGGCAAACAAATTATTGAACACAAAATGGATATGTTATTTACACATTTTGGTATTTCGGGACCAGCAGTTTTACGTTGTTCGCAATACATTGTAAAACAATTCATGAATGGAGAAAAAGCAGTCAATGTGAATATTGACGCACTCCCAGATCAAACCAAACATAAACTCACAGAGCAACTAACACAGACAATGCAGGAAAACCCGAAGAAAACATTCAAAAATACAGTAAAAGGTCTAGTACCAGAGCGATATCTCGACTTTCTTTTAGATAGAAATGAGATATCACTCACTTTGAAAAATGCCAATATTTCCAGGGAAAAATTTGAAGATTTTATAGATGATTTAAAGGGATTTTCATTTTATGTGCATAGTAGTCTGCCATTGAAAAAAGCATTTGTTACTGGTGGTGGTGTTTCTATTAAAGAAGTAGTTCCTAATACTATGCAATCAAAATTGATGAACGGTTTATATTTTTGTGGTGAAGTACTTGATATTCATGGATATACTGGCGGTTATAATATCACATCTGCTATGGTAACTGGGCGTGTAGCAGGGATGCATGCTGCATGGGAATCATTGAGTTAA
- a CDS encoding putative polysaccharide biosynthesis protein, translating into MSSSNFLRGTLLLTVASFLSKFLGMIVVIPLTNMVGETGMSLYQIAYTPYTIMLSVATVGVPMAVSKYVAKYNAIDDYYTSMKMLRVGTLLMFITGFIAFLIMFFGAELFAKWTLGADGSKNITIDDATSAIKMVSFALIIIPGMSIMRGFFQGNNSMGPTSVSQVIEQIARVVFLICSVFMVLFIFDKEIPTAINFATFSAFIGAIAAWVVLIIYWKKRKPVLDKAVEQQQQINDIPIKEMFKELFRYSGPFVLVGIAIPLYQQIDQFTFYHAMEKIGKGDIADTAFSAFASQGHKLVIIPVTIATGMSLALIPEISKAYNTNQMDKLKGQINQALQIIMFFVLPAVAGLAILADPIYGSLFGMDQLDITGSLFAWYTPLAITFGLFTITSSILQGIERQNFTLISLSAGLLTKILLTSLFIQIFMAKGAIIATMLSTTIAVLLNLWQIKRSIDINYRKFYKLSFLMLIFTTVMIIVIMIIKFILGLFLDYQTVRSHTIIVMILGVSIGGGVYLYLGYASTLFERITGRRIAIIDRLLGR; encoded by the coding sequence ATGTCAAGCTCTAATTTCCTCCGTGGAACGCTCTTGCTGACAGTAGCAAGTTTTTTATCGAAATTTCTAGGAATGATTGTCGTTATTCCTTTAACCAATATGGTGGGCGAAACGGGAATGTCTTTGTATCAAATCGCTTATACACCATATACGATTATGTTAAGCGTCGCAACTGTCGGTGTACCGATGGCAGTTTCAAAATATGTAGCCAAGTACAATGCAATTGATGATTATTATACAAGTATGAAAATGTTAAGAGTTGGAACGCTGTTAATGTTTATCACCGGTTTTATTGCTTTTCTGATCATGTTTTTTGGTGCAGAACTATTTGCAAAATGGACATTAGGTGCAGACGGTTCTAAAAATATAACTATTGATGATGCAACATCAGCGATCAAAATGGTTAGTTTTGCTCTTATCATTATCCCTGGAATGTCAATTATGAGAGGGTTCTTTCAAGGAAATAACTCGATGGGACCAACATCTGTATCACAGGTGATCGAACAAATAGCTAGAGTTGTCTTTCTCATTTGTTCGGTGTTTATGGTACTATTTATTTTTGATAAAGAAATACCAACTGCCATTAATTTTGCAACCTTTTCTGCTTTTATCGGAGCAATTGCAGCATGGGTTGTCTTAATCATTTATTGGAAAAAACGCAAGCCAGTTTTAGATAAGGCTGTCGAACAGCAACAACAAATTAATGATATTCCTATTAAGGAAATGTTTAAGGAATTATTCCGATACTCAGGCCCTTTTGTATTGGTCGGGATTGCCATACCGTTATATCAACAAATCGATCAATTTACATTTTACCATGCGATGGAGAAAATCGGGAAGGGAGACATTGCTGATACTGCCTTTTCTGCTTTTGCTAGTCAAGGCCATAAATTAGTGATCATCCCTGTTACCATTGCAACAGGGATGTCATTAGCGCTCATCCCGGAAATATCTAAAGCGTATAATACAAATCAAATGGATAAATTAAAAGGACAAATTAATCAAGCCTTACAAATTATAATGTTTTTTGTCTTACCGGCAGTGGCAGGACTAGCAATACTTGCTGATCCGATATATGGTTCCTTGTTTGGAATGGATCAGCTGGATATCACGGGTTCCTTGTTTGCCTGGTACACGCCATTAGCGATAACTTTTGGTTTATTTACGATAACGTCATCGATTTTACAAGGGATCGAAAGACAGAATTTTACATTAATTAGTTTATCTGCGGGTCTATTAACAAAAATCTTGTTGACCTCATTATTTATACAGATATTTATGGCAAAAGGTGCGATTATTGCTACCATGCTTTCGACCACTATTGCGGTATTGCTGAATTTATGGCAAATTAAGCGATCAATTGATATCAATTATCGCAAATTTTATAAGTTATCGTTTTTAATGTTAATTTTCACAACGGTCATGATCATTGTCATTATGATCATTAAATTTATATTAGGTTTATTCCTCGATTATCAAACTGTTCGCAGTCATACCATAATCGTGATGATACTTGGAGTCAGTATTGGAGGAGGGGTGTACTTATATTTAGGGTATGCCTCTACATTGTTCGAACGCATTACAGGAAGAAGAATTGCAATCATAGACCGATTGCTTGGCAGATAA
- a CDS encoding 16S rRNA pseudouridine(516) synthase, whose amino-acid sequence MKKKKITVNNQVVRKADMHIEPEQDEIAYNGEIIEYKVYIYIMLNKPGGYLSATEDSKQMTVLDLIAERDKVLDPFPVGRLDKDTEGLLLLTNDGQLAHDLLSPSKHITKTYIAKLDRDISDHDVQLFEKGITLDGGYVTKPAGLRRIEDKEVEIKITEGKFHQIKRMFESLDNKVLYLKRVAMGNVQLDEDLKLGEYRELTKEEWQQLQQK is encoded by the coding sequence GTGAAAAAGAAGAAGATTACCGTCAATAACCAAGTTGTCCGAAAGGCTGACATGCATATTGAACCTGAACAGGATGAGATCGCTTATAACGGCGAAATCATCGAATATAAAGTATATATCTATATCATGTTAAATAAGCCAGGAGGCTATTTGTCAGCAACAGAGGACAGTAAGCAAATGACGGTGCTCGATCTGATTGCGGAACGGGATAAGGTGTTAGATCCTTTTCCTGTTGGCCGCTTAGATAAGGATACAGAAGGATTACTGTTATTAACCAATGACGGACAGCTCGCACACGATTTATTATCACCTAGCAAACATATTACGAAAACGTATATCGCTAAACTGGATAGAGATATATCAGATCACGATGTACAATTGTTTGAAAAAGGAATTACGTTAGACGGCGGGTATGTCACAAAGCCGGCGGGACTTCGAAGGATAGAAGATAAGGAAGTAGAAATCAAGATAACAGAAGGCAAGTTTCATCAGATTAAACGAATGTTCGAATCACTTGATAACAAAGTGTTGTATCTCAAACGAGTTGCGATGGGAAATGTTCAGCTGGATGAAGATTTGAAGCTAGGAGAATATCGGGAATTAACGAAAGAGGAATGGCAGCAATTACAGCAGAAATAA
- a CDS encoding HTH domain-containing protein, giving the protein MSQSTTRMLTRVKAVYLFIRENGPVTTSRIAEEFGITDRTVQRDLHLLAYNGLVNSPNRGSWKITNKKVKIS; this is encoded by the coding sequence TTGAGTCAATCAACCACCCGCATGCTAACTCGTGTGAAGGCCGTATATTTGTTCATTAGAGAGAATGGTCCAGTCACGACGAGTCGAATTGCAGAAGAGTTTGGTATTACAGATCGTACCGTGCAGCGAGATCTACATTTGCTAGCATACAACGGGCTTGTAAACAGTCCAAATCGGGGAAGTTGGAAAATCACAAATAAAAAAGTGAAAATATCTTAA
- a CDS encoding potassium channel protein yields MYILKQVLKKVIKIPNYLLFFSSIFLVVGASWLIVILEEETFHTFFDGFWWVMTTVTTVGYGDLYPVTIAGRWLALFLYVIGIGLIGVVIGKIIDGLAIYRKKRQEGDIVYKGKGHYIIIGWSQKANFAIKEMLATNENIEIIIIDQFEKAPLLDSNIYYIKGNASEKVPLEKANIKEAKSVLVFADDTIRDGQLADGKSLLIASTIEEMAPEVHTIVEIMEESHIKNFQYMKIDEFIISNETISSLFVRSAFQNGISNIFGQLLRRSEGDDLFQVPNSSEWKTYRDAFEALLKQGATLVSDRHQLNINRMLDQPLPDDAELYVICDQDTFEEIVRS; encoded by the coding sequence TTGTATATTTTGAAGCAGGTACTTAAAAAAGTGATAAAAATTCCGAATTATTTATTATTTTTTTCTAGTATTTTTCTTGTGGTTGGAGCGTCCTGGCTAATTGTTATTCTTGAGGAAGAGACGTTTCACACCTTTTTTGATGGTTTCTGGTGGGTCATGACAACTGTAACAACAGTAGGATATGGTGACTTATATCCGGTAACGATAGCAGGAAGATGGCTTGCATTGTTTTTATATGTTATTGGTATAGGACTTATTGGAGTAGTGATCGGGAAAATTATTGACGGTTTAGCGATCTACCGAAAAAAACGACAAGAGGGTGATATCGTGTATAAAGGGAAAGGGCATTATATTATTATCGGATGGTCACAGAAGGCAAACTTTGCTATTAAAGAAATGCTGGCAACAAACGAGAATATAGAAATTATTATTATTGATCAGTTCGAAAAAGCACCTCTATTGGATTCAAATATTTATTACATAAAAGGAAATGCATCAGAAAAAGTGCCACTCGAAAAAGCAAATATTAAAGAGGCTAAATCTGTACTTGTTTTTGCTGATGATACGATACGTGATGGGCAGCTGGCAGACGGTAAATCATTGCTGATTGCCTCTACTATAGAAGAGATGGCACCTGAAGTTCATACAATCGTGGAAATAATGGAGGAAAGCCACATTAAGAATTTCCAATATATGAAGATAGATGAGTTTATTATTTCAAACGAAACGATTTCGTCGTTATTCGTTCGATCTGCATTTCAAAATGGGATTTCCAATATTTTTGGACAGTTGCTGCGACGTTCAGAAGGGGACGATCTATTTCAAGTTCCGAATTCTTCTGAGTGGAAAACGTATCGAGATGCTTTTGAAGCTTTGTTAAAACAAGGGGCCACTTTAGTGTCTGACCGTCATCAATTAAACATTAATCGCATGTTAGATCAGCCACTTCCTGATGATGCAGAATTATATGTCATTTGTGACCAAGATACGTTTGAGGAAATTGTAAGGAGTTGA
- the thpR gene encoding RNA 2',3'-cyclic phosphodiesterase: MSSYQDRHYFIALELDHSAKDWLYQIQQRLVPHVSYKQWVHPDDFHITLQFLGSVTEKTLLAIRTQLEKINVAPFMIEIGGLATFGKADMPRVLWVGVEKSDSILQLHQHVTTAISPYVKINERTYTPHITLAKKWATATPILNKQVLLEPTGSKKVTITKLVIYKINPEKKPKYHVWRQFEWR, from the coding sequence ATGTCTTCCTATCAAGATAGACATTATTTCATTGCACTTGAATTGGATCATTCTGCCAAAGACTGGCTATATCAAATTCAACAACGGCTGGTACCACATGTTTCTTATAAACAATGGGTGCATCCTGATGACTTTCATATCACACTGCAATTTTTAGGGAGTGTAACGGAAAAGACTTTATTAGCCATCCGCACGCAATTAGAAAAAATCAATGTAGCACCATTTATGATTGAAATCGGAGGTTTAGCTACATTCGGTAAAGCAGATATGCCACGAGTTTTGTGGGTGGGCGTAGAGAAATCCGATAGCATTTTGCAATTACATCAACATGTAACTACAGCCATTTCTCCATATGTCAAAATAAATGAGAGAACTTACACTCCGCATATAACATTAGCAAAAAAATGGGCTACAGCTACACCAATATTGAATAAGCAAGTTTTGCTTGAACCAACCGGATCTAAAAAAGTTACGATCACCAAACTAGTCATTTATAAAATTAATCCGGAAAAGAAGCCAAAATATCATGTGTGGCGACAGTTTGAATGGAGGTGA
- a CDS encoding NERD domain-containing protein, with protein MSQLIKLDNYISRYERNIFHYPSQFSRLKTENWNRLKQLWQDQLLYNVSAEANQEEPQDSYFSKWRSFFNSRSEIENQSDEVEILPKTEEALKQYFLDALFPFQLKWASTTIDRMSFIDKTYNQDFLLKYFLQRIPDTHLLLYMPVFQLKNGPIEGEIILISPLEIEIITLIEKSSTQHIIPNDTRTWYVDEFNVQSKVLSPMIAVKRTETIVHSILKKYGLDYPVKKVILSRTNTIDSQTEPYRTKYVDANQHENWLKQKQTLYTPLKHQQLKVADALLKHCESVAVRRPEWQQEESTQIL; from the coding sequence TTGTCACAATTAATAAAACTTGATAACTATATTTCACGGTATGAGCGAAATATTTTTCATTATCCCAGCCAGTTTTCTCGATTGAAAACGGAAAACTGGAACCGGCTTAAACAACTTTGGCAGGACCAGTTATTATACAATGTATCGGCTGAAGCAAATCAGGAGGAGCCTCAGGACAGTTATTTTTCTAAGTGGCGTTCGTTCTTTAACAGTCGTTCTGAGATTGAAAATCAGTCAGATGAGGTCGAGATTCTTCCTAAGACAGAAGAAGCTTTAAAACAATATTTCCTGGACGCGTTATTTCCTTTTCAATTAAAATGGGCTTCGACAACGATTGATCGAATGTCATTTATCGATAAAACCTACAATCAGGATTTCCTGTTAAAATATTTTCTGCAACGTATACCGGATACACATTTACTGTTATATATGCCTGTTTTTCAATTGAAGAATGGTCCAATAGAAGGCGAAATTATATTAATTAGTCCATTAGAAATAGAAATCATAACACTAATCGAAAAATCAAGCACTCAACATATTATTCCCAATGATACAAGAACATGGTATGTGGATGAATTCAATGTTCAGAGTAAGGTTCTTAGTCCTATGATTGCTGTAAAAAGAACGGAAACTATTGTTCACAGTATTCTAAAAAAATACGGGTTGGATTATCCAGTGAAGAAAGTGATCCTGTCACGTACCAATACAATAGATTCTCAAACAGAGCCCTATCGGACGAAATATGTAGATGCTAATCAGCATGAAAACTGGCTAAAGCAAAAGCAAACATTATATACACCATTAAAGCATCAACAGTTAAAAGTAGCGGATGCCTTATTAAAACATTGTGAATCGGTAGCGGTTCGCAGACCGGAATGGCAACAGGAAGAATCGACACAAATTTTATGA
- a CDS encoding phosphotransferase, whose product MEHILGEDWTIIPAGGSTGAAYYAQSDQKKLFLKRNSSPFLAVLSAQGIVPKLVWTKRLENGDVVTAQQWLDGKALNIEEMQHPKVAKLLSKIHHSSELLDMLLRIEKSTINPDQTLVRVKQFVQGSKQARRSLTIYKSLKYLEKRLFDVYYDQQVVCHCDLNHHNWMLSDNGELYLIDWDNARVGDPAMDIGRILQSYIPQEDWEQWLAHYGIENSRHLMQRMHWYLIIEEIIGYVWAENGYHNEEANSHLHELNQLLDQINNWNL is encoded by the coding sequence TTGGAACACATTCTAGGTGAAGATTGGACAATTATACCTGCGGGCGGTTCAACAGGCGCGGCTTATTATGCCCAATCGGATCAGAAGAAATTATTCTTAAAACGCAATTCATCTCCATTTTTAGCTGTTTTATCGGCTCAGGGTATTGTTCCTAAATTAGTTTGGACGAAACGTTTAGAGAATGGTGATGTCGTTACAGCTCAACAATGGCTGGACGGAAAAGCTTTAAATATTGAAGAAATGCAGCACCCTAAAGTCGCTAAATTGTTAAGTAAAATCCATCATTCCTCTGAATTGTTAGACATGTTATTGCGTATTGAGAAATCTACGATCAACCCAGATCAAACGTTAGTGAGAGTGAAACAGTTCGTGCAAGGAAGCAAACAGGCGCGTCGTTCACTAACCATATATAAATCGCTAAAATATTTAGAGAAACGCTTATTTGATGTTTACTATGATCAGCAGGTCGTTTGTCACTGTGATTTAAACCATCATAACTGGATGCTTTCTGACAATGGAGAGCTTTATTTAATTGATTGGGATAATGCGCGTGTTGGAGATCCAGCAATGGATATCGGCCGTATTTTACAGTCCTATATACCGCAAGAGGATTGGGAGCAATGGCTGGCTCATTATGGAATTGAAAACAGTCGTCATCTTATGCAACGGATGCATTGGTATTTAATTATTGAAGAAATTATTGGCTATGTTTGGGCCGAAAATGGTTATCATAACGAAGAAGCTAATTCGCATCTGCATGAATTGAATCAGCTTCTTGATCAAATCAATAATTGGAATCTTTAA
- a CDS encoding YtzH-like family protein, whose product MSLNINNQLDLLHDLLSLHAEECCGSTSECEQISRIIRSLQKNPSLPNNELSQILEGIDQYGSQGATSTNLDDHITSYQSDIEQWLQVIKDSNY is encoded by the coding sequence ATGTCGTTAAATATCAATAATCAATTAGATTTATTACATGATCTTTTAAGCCTTCATGCGGAAGAATGCTGTGGCAGCACTTCCGAATGTGAGCAAATATCAAGAATAATTAGATCTCTTCAAAAAAATCCATCGCTTCCCAATAATGAACTGAGTCAAATATTAGAGGGTATTGATCAATATGGCTCACAGGGAGCAACTTCAACAAATTTAGATGACCATATTACGAGCTACCAGTCCGATATTGAACAATGGTTACAGGTAATTAAAGATTCCAATTATTGA
- the trmB gene encoding tRNA (guanosine(46)-N7)-methyltransferase TrmB, whose amino-acid sequence MRARHKPWADDFLKENTAIVELNPASRKGNWKQEISDGKPIHLEIGTGKGSFIDGMAANYPSVQFVGMELVKSIIVSAVEKVKNTGRSNVTFINENAEKLTEIFAENEVDQLFLNFSDPWPKNRHEKRRLTFHTFLSQYQQILKPGGQLVMKSDNRGLFEYSLVSLSQFGCTLEEVTFDLHQLDDPMNVMTEYEEKFSAKGQPIYRCRVSFPK is encoded by the coding sequence ATGAGAGCGAGACATAAACCTTGGGCAGATGATTTTTTAAAGGAAAATACAGCTATTGTCGAATTAAACCCAGCATCACGTAAGGGGAATTGGAAGCAAGAGATAAGTGATGGCAAACCAATTCACTTGGAAATTGGAACTGGTAAGGGGAGTTTTATCGATGGAATGGCTGCCAACTATCCTTCGGTTCAATTTGTAGGAATGGAATTGGTGAAAAGTATCATTGTCTCGGCAGTAGAGAAAGTGAAAAATACAGGGCGTTCCAATGTAACGTTTATAAATGAAAATGCTGAAAAATTAACGGAGATATTTGCTGAAAACGAAGTGGATCAACTATTTTTGAATTTCTCAGATCCATGGCCAAAAAATCGTCACGAAAAAAGAAGGTTAACCTTTCATACTTTCTTATCACAATACCAGCAAATTCTAAAACCTGGTGGGCAATTGGTGATGAAATCTGATAACCGTGGGCTGTTTGAATATTCATTAGTTAGTTTATCCCAATTTGGCTGCACATTAGAAGAAGTAACTTTTGACTTGCATCAATTGGATGATCCGATGAATGTGATGACAGAATATGAGGAGAAATTCTCAGCAAAAGGGCAGCCGATTTATCGCTGTCGCGTTTCATTCCCAAAATAA
- a CDS encoding PepSY domain-containing protein — translation MKRKSIFFVTIAFIAGYILGKQLDQKQKLKPENVLKMVKTKYQKQYEVSGSWIYMKPELYQKNNIQYDVYHGGITKQIDGKDIPYEFFVDAYTGTLIEIFPQHG, via the coding sequence ATGAAAAGAAAAAGCATATTTTTTGTAACTATTGCATTTATTGCTGGTTACATACTGGGTAAACAATTAGATCAAAAACAGAAGTTAAAACCGGAGAACGTTTTGAAAATGGTTAAAACTAAATATCAAAAGCAATACGAGGTTAGTGGCTCCTGGATCTATATGAAACCAGAATTGTATCAAAAAAATAATATCCAATATGATGTCTACCATGGCGGTATAACCAAACAAATAGATGGTAAAGACATTCCGTATGAATTTTTTGTAGATGCCTATACAGGTACATTGATCGAAATCTTTCCTCAACATGGGTAA
- a CDS encoding M42 family metallopeptidase, whose amino-acid sequence MNKETLQLFRTLTELPGAPGNEHQVRAFMKQELTKYADELVRDRLGGVFGHKKGNGPKVLVAGHMDEVAFMVTQITGNGMIRFQPLGGWWSQVLLSQRVEIHTDEKAIIGVVGSIPPHNLTAAERSKPMKQENMLIDIGADDKEDVIRMGIKPGQSIIPVSEFTPMANEKKILAKAWDNRYGCGLAIELLKELQGQTVPNDLYSGATVQEEVGLRGAKVAANMIQPDVFYALDASPANDMSGDDKEFGQLGKGALLRIFDRSMITHHGMRDFVLDTAETHQIPYQYFISQGGTDAGSVHLSNQGVPSAVVGICSRYIHTHASIIHVDDYQAAKELLLKLIKATDQSTVDTIREG is encoded by the coding sequence ATGAATAAAGAAACATTACAATTATTTCGAACTTTAACGGAATTACCAGGTGCACCAGGTAATGAGCATCAGGTTCGTGCATTTATGAAGCAAGAATTAACGAAATATGCAGATGAATTGGTACGAGACCGTCTCGGTGGTGTCTTTGGTCACAAAAAAGGAAATGGACCAAAAGTGTTAGTTGCTGGCCATATGGATGAAGTGGCGTTTATGGTGACACAAATTACAGGAAACGGCATGATCCGTTTTCAGCCTTTGGGGGGCTGGTGGTCCCAAGTATTGTTATCACAACGAGTGGAAATACATACTGACGAAAAAGCAATCATCGGTGTAGTTGGATCGATACCACCACATAATTTAACAGCCGCTGAACGATCAAAACCGATGAAGCAAGAGAATATGTTAATCGATATAGGTGCTGATGATAAGGAAGATGTTATCAGAATGGGTATCAAACCGGGACAATCGATTATCCCGGTATCTGAATTTACACCGATGGCAAACGAGAAGAAGATTTTGGCCAAAGCATGGGATAACCGTTATGGCTGTGGTTTAGCTATTGAGTTATTAAAAGAATTACAGGGTCAAACCGTGCCGAATGACTTGTACAGTGGTGCTACTGTGCAAGAAGAAGTAGGTTTGCGCGGTGCCAAGGTGGCTGCAAATATGATTCAGCCAGATGTTTTCTATGCATTGGATGCCTCACCTGCGAATGACATGTCTGGCGATGATAAAGAATTTGGTCAGTTAGGAAAAGGGGCACTGCTTCGGATATTTGACCGTTCTATGATTACCCATCATGGCATGCGTGATTTTGTATTGGATACAGCAGAAACACACCAAATACCATATCAGTATTTTATATCACAGGGTGGAACAGATGCAGGTAGTGTGCATTTATCGAATCAAGGTGTGCCATCAGCAGTAGTGGGGATTTGTTCCCGGTATATCCATACACATGCATCAATCATTCATGTCGATGATTATCAGGCGGCTAAAGAGTTGCTGCTGAAGTTAATTAAAGCTACAGATCAATCCACTGTTGATACGATCAGAGAAGGGTAA
- a CDS encoding DUF84 family protein, which yields MKIVTGTFNQAKMNAVKDVFSEAEVIGADVDSKVDSQPKSDEETLAGAINRAKASRLYIEDGYGVGLEGGVMPISDQLYLCNWGALVTPDHQLFVASGARIPLPDVIAEAVMNGGELGHVMKEWTKMQNIRHHQGAIGIFTNEWVSRKEMFSHVVKLLAGQLAYSTKSE from the coding sequence ATGAAGATCGTAACAGGTACGTTTAATCAAGCTAAAATGAATGCCGTTAAGGATGTCTTTTCAGAGGCAGAAGTGATCGGAGCTGATGTAGATTCCAAGGTGGATTCTCAGCCCAAGAGTGATGAAGAAACACTTGCTGGTGCTATCAACCGCGCAAAAGCAAGCAGACTGTACATTGAAGATGGTTATGGCGTTGGTCTGGAGGGTGGGGTGATGCCAATCAGTGACCAATTGTATCTTTGCAATTGGGGAGCACTTGTCACACCTGACCATCAATTGTTTGTTGCTAGTGGTGCAAGAATTCCGCTACCAGATGTTATCGCAGAGGCCGTCATGAATGGGGGAGAACTTGGACATGTCATGAAAGAATGGACAAAGATGCAAAATATCAGACATCATCAAGGTGCGATTGGTATTTTCACCAATGAGTGGGTATCCAGAAAGGAAATGTTTAGCCATGTAGTGAAATTGTTAGCTGGCCAACTAGCATATTCTACAAAGTCTGAATAA
- a CDS encoding thioredoxin family protein — protein sequence MRTLKTEQEYHQLKGEEKVIFLFSADWCPDCRVIEPILPEVEEKFSDYLFVYVDRDQFIDICVANDIFGIPSFVAYDHGEELGRFVSKDRKTQEQIEQFIQGLS from the coding sequence ATGAGAACATTAAAGACAGAACAAGAATATCATCAATTAAAGGGCGAAGAAAAAGTTATTTTTCTATTCTCAGCAGATTGGTGTCCAGACTGTCGAGTAATTGAACCAATCTTACCAGAAGTAGAGGAGAAATTCTCTGACTATCTATTCGTATATGTGGATAGAGATCAATTTATTGATATTTGTGTTGCCAATGATATTTTTGGCATACCAAGCTTTGTGGCATATGACCATGGAGAAGAATTAGGGCGTTTCGTCAGTAAGGACAGAAAAACACAAGAGCAAATCGAACAGTTTATTCAAGGTTTGTCGTAA